The Bacteroidota bacterium genome segment AATGTGACCGTAACGGTTCAGAAAAAAATTGACCTCGCAATTACCGGCCTGACCTGCACCCCCTCACGAGCGAGAGTAGGAGACCCTGTTGTTGTCCGCGCGACCGTTGCCAATAAAGCCTTGGCCGGCACACTGTCATTTACTCTTCAGTTGTTCGACGAAAGCAATTCCGACTCCCTGATATTGCCGGCCGCCAAGGTGGATGAAAGGGGGACGAAGCAGTTCTTTAACGCGGGGGATTCTGTCCTATGCACATTTGTCGGCTCCGCGTTTTCCCCGGGAAACAGGCGGATTTTCATCCGGCTGCTTCTCGAAGGGGATGAGGATTCAACAAACAATACGATGTCGAAGGTCATGAGTATCGGCTACCCATTACGCACGATGCTTATCAACGAAATTATGTTCGCCCCTTTCCGGGGACCGGAGTGGATCGAGTGCGTCAATAATTCGGCCGATACAATTTCGCCTTCGGGATGGAAGATAGGGGATAATACGTTATCCCGCGCGGCGATAAGATCTCAGGCAACCGGGATTGCACCCGGAGCGCTCTTCGTCATCGCAAAAGATTCTTCACTCCGTGGCGCTTATCCGTCAATCCGCGCGCCCATCATGACCTCCGATTTTCCGACACTGAACAACGACTTCGATGCTGTCGTTGTGTGCGATCCGGCGGGGTTTGCGGTTGACAGCGTGGCGTACAGTTCGTCGTGGGGCGGAACCGCCGGAAGGTCTCTTGAGCGGATTGACACAGCGGGGGACTCGAACCAGCAGACAAATTGGGGAAGTTCGTGCGATCCTCTCGGCGCTACGCCGGGCGCAGTGAATAGTCTTACGAAGAAAGAATACGATGCGGCAATTGCGGAATTTTTTCCATCAACACCTTTTCCCGTTGCGCGAGAATCTTTCGAGCTTGAAGCGGTAGTGAAAAACTGCGGCCGCCAGGTCCTGTCGAACATTGCTGTAAAGTTTTTTATCGATGCAAATAAAGACTCGATCCCCCAGCCGAATGAACTTATCGGTGAAGAGTTCGTCGGTTCGCTCGCGCCGGCGGATTCTCAAACCGTTTCGCATGCCCTTCTCATTGACTCCCAGGGAGACGAACGCTCATTGGTTACCGTGACGGCTCAGCAGGATGATGACTCGACGAACAATACGCTGAGCACCCGGTTCTCTGTCGGTGTTGAGCGTCATTCCATTGTCATCAACGAGATCATGTACGCCCCTCCGGACAACATGCCGGAGTGGATCGAATTTTACAATGGAAGCGCACAGGCAATCGACATGAACGGGTGGAAGGTGTCGAACTCGAACATAAGGTCGAAAGCGGTTCTTGCGGCATCATCATTCATTGTCCGTCCGGGGGAATATTTCTTGGCGTCGTCTGATTCCACAGTGAGAAATTACTTCACGGTCACTGGTCCCATATGTGTGACACCATTTTCATCATTAAAGAATACGGCCCCCGATGCCGTGGTCTTGTATGATGACCGCGGTGTCACGATGGACAGCGTCTGGTACAAACCGTCGTGGGGAGGCGCGAACGGGAAAACCCTTGAAAGAGTAGATTACCTTGCTTCCTCGGTGGATTCGTCAAATTGGAAAAGTTCTCCGCCGACACCGGGAGCAGAAAATATCTCGGCGAAAAAAAATTACGACCTCGCCGTTTCATCAGCATCCGGGGTCTCTGCAAATGGCGGCTTCGATCTCACGGCGATCATCCGCAATATCGGGAGAAATGCCGCCAACGGATTTGCCGTCCGATTTTATCATGACGCTAACGGTGACAGCATTGCATCCTCCGGCGAACTGATCGGAACTGCGAATTACTCATCGCTGGCTGCGGGGGATTCACTCCCGGTGCGATGCGCATGGAGAACTCAGGTGCGTGGCATTGTTCCCGTCATTTGCTCCGTCGATTTTTCTTTGGATCAACGAAGTTCGAACAATTCACTCATTTTTCAAACAACGGCCGCGTTCGAACCGCAGTCGGTCGTCATCAATGAAATAATGTACGACCCTCTGCCCGGTCGTTCGGAATTTGTCGAACTGTTCAATCGCAGCGTGGATACCGTCGATCTCCATGGCTGGTCGATGATGGACGCACCGTCAGGTTCAGGGAACAGGGCCGTGGTCAACATTTCGAATCGTCCTCTCTTGCTCTCCCCGAATAATTACCTGGTTATCGGAGCGGATTCATCGATGATTCTGCAATTTTCGAGCTTTCTTCCCCCGGGATCAAGCAATTTGATCATTGCGAATAAGGACCTATCGCTGAATAACTCCGGCGATGATGTCATCCTCCTCGACGAAACGAAAGCACAAATCGACAGCGTTCGGTATTCTCCGTCATGGCACAATCCCATGCTCAACACATCAACGTCGGGAAAATCGCTTGAGCGGATCAATCCTTCCCTTGCGAGCAACAACAGAAACAACTGGAGCACCTCGATTGCGCCGGAAGGGGGGACCCCGGGGGAACGGAACAGCATCTTCACGGCTTCGATACCCTCCGCTGCGGGTCTCACGCTTTCGCCGAATCCATTTTCCCCCGACAACGACGGCTTTCAGGACTATCTTGCCATCGGGTATTCCTTGCCGGCGGCGACGTCGATGATTCGAGTCCGGTGTTTCGACGTTCAGGGAAGGTTGGTGAGGACCCTTGCGAACAATGAACCGGCGGCTGCATCCGGCACACTCTTATGGAACGGCCTCGACGACAACAACAAGCGGGTGAGAGTCGGGATGTATATCATCTTGTTCGAAGCGCTTGATGCCGGCGGCGGAGTCGTCCACGTGATGAAGGACGTCGCCGTTGTGGCTACGAAATTGTGAACGCGGAAGAAACGCAGTTCATGATCGCGGTTGTGGTCCATCGTGTCCCGGTATCCCCGCCGGGAACACGGCCGACGGCGCGGTTCATTTGTAAATCGGTGCGCTCTTCTTTATATTAGTTCTTTTGTGATTCTCCTTCGCCTTCGGTGACAATCAAAGATCGCTACACTTCAGAATCTGCCGAAATTTTTCAACTGCACCGCAGCGGCGCGGACGGCTTTGCCGTCAGCGCGCGGCTGACGTCTCTGGTGGATACCACCCTTGCGGAGATCTGGAAGCTGAACCCGGCCGCCGGTGAGTTCGCCGTCGTTGCGCTTGGAGGATACGGCCGCTCCGAGCTTTGTCCCCATTCGGACTTCGACCTGATGATCCTTGCCGAGAACGAGAAGTCAAAACTCTCCGGCACCGAGCCGATCCAGCAATTTCTTCGCGCGCTCTGGGATGCCGGGTTCAACGTCGGGCATAGCGTGCGGACGGTCGAAGACTGCGTGAATCTGTATGAGACCGATGTCGACTCGTGGGCTTCGATTCTTGAGAGCAGATACGTCTGCGGAAGCCGGCGCGTACTCGATCATTATGCCGATGCTGTTTTCCGCCAGATCCACAAGAAATTCGACCTTGTGTTTGTGAAGGCGATCGTCGTCGGCATGGACGAGCGCCACGAAAAGTACGGCAACTCGGTAAAGCTGCTCGAACCGAACCTGAAGAACAGCGCCGGAGGGTTGCGCGACCTTCACAATCTCCTCTGGGTGTACCGTTCAACGGACAGTGAATATTTCACCGAATCCCCCTTCCTGAACGGCGAGTCCTCATGCAAGCTGATGATCGACACGCTGTACCGGAAGAGCGTCATCTCCCGCGAAGAGCGGGATGCGGTGATTGACGCCCTGAACTTTTTGCTCCGCACGCGGCACGAGACCCACTACTTTGCGAAAACGATCCACGACTCGCTCGATTTTTCCATTCAGCGGGAGATCGCCAAAGGACTCGGGTTCGGCGAGGACCCGGAGCTGAAGTATGTGGAGAAATTTATGCGCGAGTATTTCCTTCACGCGCGAAGCATCTTCCGCCTGAACCAGCGCCTGATCAATCATTTCAGAAAAAGCGTCGAACCGTCCCCATGGCGCAAGCAAAAGGAACAGTCCCTGGACGCGCATTTTATCGCGCGCGGCGATGAATTGCTGCAGCGGAATACCGCCGTCGAAATTTCAACGCCGGCGGAGATCCTCAAGGCGTTCTACTGGTGCGGCAGGCATTCGCTGGTGCTGGGGCATTCTCTGCAGGGAAGGATCGCGTCCATCGGACGGTCGTCGTATGTCTTCAACGCGCAGAATATCGCATCGGACGAGGCGGCAAAAATATTTCTCGACATTCTCCGCCTGCCGGCCAACGTTGCGTCGACATTGATGCTGATGAACGACTTCGACGTTCTCGGCAAATACATTCCCGAATGGGGAGAACTCGTCGCGTTCTTTCAGCACAGCGTCTACCACTATTATACTGCCGATGCGCACACGCTGATCGCGATCGAGCACGCGGAGCGGCTTGCGGACGGGAAAGGGGTTCTCGCCGCGGCATACAAGAGACTGGAGAAGAAGGAAATTCTCTACCTTGGGCTTCTCTTCCATGACATCGAGAAGCCGCACGGCATCGAGGATCACGAGATTCGCGGAGTGGAGATCGCCCGCCGGATCCTTGAGCGGCTGCACTACGACGATGCGGACGGCGACATCGCGTTTCTGATCCGCAACCATCTGCTGATGGAGCAGATAGCGTTCCGCCGGAACATCAGCGACCCGAAGACCGTCGCGGAATTTGCCGAGATGTTTCACAAACCCGAACAGCTCGACCTTCTCTTCCTTGTGACGTACTGCGATCTCTCCGCCGTGAACAAGAATGTCTGGACGTCGTGGAAAGAGATGCTCCTGCAGGAGCTCTACCTTCAGACGCGCGGAGTGCTGGAGCGGAAACTTCCGTTCAAAGAAGCGGTCTCGTTCCAGCAGGAACAGCACGGAAAATTGGTCCGTTCGGTCGTTCAAAAGGTTTCCGAGCGGTTTCCCCGGGAAGAGGTCGAGCGGCACGTCCTGTCGATTCACAACGAGGCGTACGTCAAGCTTTTTTCCCCGGACGATATCGCCGACCATCTTGCCGGCATCCGCGGATTGGAGACCGTTTCGCCGATCGTTCGTCACGAGGACTCGCACAGCGCGGTCACGGCGATCACCCGCGACGCGCCGTTTCTTCTTTCCAGTCTGTGCGGCGTCCTGTCGGCGAACGATGCGAATATTTTCGACGCGCAGATTTTTACCCGCGACGACGGCATCGTGATCGACCAGTTCCGCGTCGTCAACGTCGCGACGAAGGGGCGGCTGCTCGACGACCAGGCGGAGAAGATCAAGCAGGATTTCGACGACGTGCTCCGCGGCAAGGTCACGCTCGAGCACCTTTTTGAGCGGCACCACCGGCGCTGGAAACGGAGGCCCAAGCCCCTCTTCCATCCGAATATCCGTATCGACGTGACGTTCGAGGACGCGCAGGATTTCACGATCATCGACGTCTATGCGCCGGACACGGTCGGGTTTTTGTACAAAGTGACATGGACCTTCTCGCAGCTGGGGCTGAACATTCATTTTGCGAAGATCGCGACGCGCATCGACGGCATCGTCGATTCATTCTACGTGCTCGACGGAGACAATGCCCGAATTCTCAACGGCGAACGAAAGAAGCAAATCAAGGAACGGCTGTTGCACAGAATTTATCAGCTCATCAACATGCAGCTTTCATCCCAATAATATGAACACGAGCAAACCTATCGGCGTTTTCGATTCCGGCATCGGAGGGCTGACGGTCGTCCGGGCCCTCCTCCGGCGGCTTCCCCAGGAGAACATCGTGTACTTCGGCGACACCGCGCGCGTTCCGTACGGCCCGAAATCGCCGCAGGTCGTCCGCGAGTACGCGGAAGAGGACACGGATTTTCTTCTTTCAAAGAACGTGAAGATGATCGTCGTCGCCTGCAACACCGTCTCGGCGGTCGCGCTCGATGTCGTGCAGAAGCGGGCGAAGATCCCGGTCGTCGGCGTCATTATACCCGGGGCAAAATCGGCGGCGGCGGCATCCAAGAATAAAAGAGTCGGCATCATCGGAACCATCGGCACAATTTCCAGCAACGCGTACGCAAATGCGATCCGGCAGATCGATGCCTCCGTTTCCGTCTTCAGCCGGCCGTGCCCGCTCTTCGTGCCGCTTGTCGAGGAGGGATGGATCGGGCACAAGGCCACGGAGATGATCGCCAAGGAATATCTTTTCCCCTTCACGCAGGAAAAAATCGATACGCTCGTGCTCGGATGCACGCATTACCCGCTGCTGAAAGAAGTGATCTCGAGTGCTTTGAAAGGGAGTGCGATGCTGATCGATTCGGGCGACGCGGCCGCCGTTGAAGTGGAGCAAGCGCTGGAGGAACAACGCCTGAAGAATGCCAGCAAGGAAAAGCCGAACCTTCAATTCTTTGTAAGCGACATTCCCGCCAAATTCACCGAAATCGGGGAGCGGTTCCTCGGAGCGAAGATGGGAGTTGTGAAGAAGGTGGGAGTAGGAAGAGCATAACGAGGGATGGATGGGAACATAGCACATCAAACCGCCGCCAGCTTTTTCTCCAGTTCCTTTTTGACCTCCCCCCACTCTGAATCGATGATGCTGAAATAGACCGAATGGCGGATCCGTCCCCCGGGGACGATCATATGGTTGCGGAAGATGCCTTCTTCTTGCGCGCCGATGCGTTTCAACGCGGCGCGTGAGCGGTTGTTGGTCGAATCCGTCTTGAATTCAACGCGCATACACCCGAGCGTTTCAAAGGCATGCGAGAGGAGAAGATATTTTGTCTCAGTGTTGATGAATGTCCGCTGCCATTGCCGCGCGATCCACGTCCATCCGATCTCAACCCGCCGGTGGACTGTTTCGATGTTGCCGAACCGCGTGCTGCCGACGGCCTTGTTGGAATTTTTTTCGATGATGGCGAACGGCAACGCTTTTCCGTCCGAAAGATCTTTGAGCGCGGCGTCGATGTACTTTCTCATGTCGTCGGGAGAGCGGATGATCGTGGTTGTCAGCCTCCACAGATCATCGTCCAGCCCGATTTCACAGAGCTGTGAGAGGTGAGCGTGGGACAACGGCTCCAGCCGAACCCGTTCCCCGTCCAATGTTACCGGTTGAATTTTCACAAGCGTAGATTTGTTCTTAAAAATGCGGGCGCTTCTTGTTCAGGGCCGCTTTTACTTATTGGTGAGATCGGTTGTCTAATACGAAAGATAGGATAGCAGCAGATAATAATCCAATGCGGGGACTCGTTGGCCGTATTGTAACTCATTCGCGGAAGTGATATATTTTCAAAGGATACGGGAAGGAAGCCACAGTATGAACACAAAGATTTACGGCGCTGCAGTGTTGCTGATGATGGTTGTCGCAGCAGGGTGTTCTTCGCAAAAGGAAACCCAGGTAGCGAAGAAGCTGACCGAGGCCGAAGAGCAGGCACGCAGTGATCAGAAATCTCTCGCGTTGCAGCATTTCATTGACGGCTCGCTGCTTGAGAGCAAGAATCAATACGCCGAAGCGATCATCGAATTTCAGGATGCGCTCCGCTACGACAACGACCCGGCGATCTACTACGCGATGGCAAAGGATTACTCCGCTTTGAATAAACCTGCCCTCGCGGCCGAGATGGCGTTGCAGGCGGTGAACCTTGATTCGGCCAACATCACCTACCGCGAAACGCTGGCAGACATTTACGTAAAGGCCCTCCAGGTCGACTCCGCGATCGCAGAGTACAAGCTGATCCTGAAGATCGATTCTACCCATGTCCAGAGCATGTTCAATCTCGCGCAGCTGCTGGCGCCGAAATATCCTCTGCAAGCGCTCGACATGTACGACAAGATCATCCAGCGCAACGGCCCGGAGTGGGAAGTCCTCTTCAAAGTTGCCGAGCTGAATTCGCTCCTTCATCGTTACGACAAAGCCGCCGCCGCCTTCGAGCAGATGGCGAAACTCGACCCGAGCAATGTCTCGCTCAAACAAAACCTCGGCGAGATGTACATCCGCTCCGGCCAATTCGACAAAGCGCTTGCGTTGTACAGCGATCTCCTGGAATTGGACCCCCGCAACATTGAACTGCGGGGAGCCGTCGCGGAAATCTATTTGCAGCAGAGTAAATGGGACAGCGCTCGCACGCAATTTGAAACGATCCTGAAGAGCGATTCGATCTCAGCCGATACCCGCTTCAGGATCGCCGTTGCGTATCTCGAACAAAGCCAAAAGGATTCCACGCTTCTTACCGACGCGAAAGAACAATTCGAGGAGTTTCTTAAGAAATATCCGGACGATTGGCGCCCGATGTTTTACCTCGGCCGGATGGCCATTCTTGAAAAAAATGACAGCGCCGCATACGGGTATTTCGACAAGGTCACCAAAGTTGCCAACTGGAATGCGGAAGCCTGGTGGTACCTCGGATCGATCCTGTTCGACAAGAAGGATTTTAATCAGGCGGTGAGCATCCTTGAAAAAGCGCAGAAGATCGTGCCCAACGACGGCGGAATAAATTTTCTGCTCGGATACGGGTACACGCGCGTTGACCGGAACGAGGATGCGGTTGCACCGCTGCAGCGCGCCATCGAGATCAACCCGAAGGACATCAACGCGCTTTCGTCGCTGGCGTCGACGTACGATGCCCTGAAACGGTATCCCGAAGCGGACAAGACCTTCGAAGCGGCCCTGAAAGTCGATTCAGCCAATGCGATGGTGCTCAACAATTACGCGTACAGCCTGTCGGAACGGGGAGAGCAGCTCGACCGCGCCTACGCGATGTCGAAGGAATCGCTCGCGAAGGATTCTGCGAACGGTTCGTATCTCGACACGTTCGGCTGGATCTATTTCAAGCTCGGCAACTATGTCGAGGCAGAAAAGTATGTGAAGCAGGCGATCGACGCTGGGGAGACAAGTTCCGTTGTCTACGAACATCTCGGCGATATCTATGCGAAACTGAGCCAGACCGACAAGGCGAAAGAATACTGGGCGAAGGCGCTGGAGCAGGATTCGAAGAACATGCAGCTCAAGGAAAAATTGGCGCGCGGCTCGTTATGAAAAAAGCGCTGGTTGTCTGGTCGCTGATCGCACTCTCGGGCTGTGCACCGACCAGAGAGCTTCGCAGGACGCCGGCGAATGAGTCGGCGCAGCAGGTCATCGACGCCGTCAACTCCCGCCGGTCCGCCATCACCACACTCGAAGCGAAAGGGTCCATTTCGGTCGAGTCCCCGTCATTCATCAATTCAGGTTCTTTCGAGCTCCGGTTGAAACGGCCGGACTCCGTTCTCGTCGATGTCGAAGGGCCGTTCGGCATCCACGTCGCATCCGCTTTGTTTGCCAAAGGGCATTACAAATTCTACAACAGTTTCAAGAACGAGGTGATGGAAGGGGAAGTGGACAAAGGGCATTTGCCCGAGTTCATGAACATCCGCATCGACCCGAAGGATGTGGTTGATATGTTCTGCGGCACGCGGGCGTTCCTGCCGGAAGAAACGTCGCCCGACAGTTTCACCGTGGCCGACGATTCGTATATTCTCTTCTTCCGGCAGAAAGACGGGGCGACGCGCTACACGATCGACGATCAGTCGCTGTGCATCACCGGCATCGAGCATGTTGATTCTGCAGGCGACGTCTGGAGCGAAGAGCATTTTGACTACGACAGGCGCGACGACGGGACCATGGTGCTGCAATCCATCAGGCTGGTCGAAGATAAAATGCAGTCTTCAATCTCGCTCTTTTACGACAAGCTCCACCTTAATGCCCCTGTCGGCCCCTTGACCATTCAAGTTCCGGACGATGCCCGCCGTGTGACAAAGGAATAAATGCTGCGCCTTGATGCCGTAAAATATGCCGTTAAACGTCTGCCGATGATCATTCTCCTGGCCGCGTTGATCTGCCCCGCTGTGAACGGCGGCGAGCAGGACATTAAAAAGAAAGAGCGGGCGCTGGAGAAGCTCCGGAAAGAAATCGACGACTACGAACAGCGCATCCAGGCAAGCGAGAAAAGAGAGAAGGTCACCCTCGAACGGCTCGATAATTACGAGAAACAGAGCAACCTCGTTCGCACGCTTCTCTCGGAGCTTCTTGACGAGGAAGAACAGATCCAGGCGTCGATCGCTCTTGCATCGGACAACATCAGTTTCCTTGAAAAGCAGCTCTCCTTTCTGAAACTCCACTACGCCAAGTACATTACGGCGGTCTATAAATTTGGACGGGTCTACGACCTCGAAACGCTCCTCTCCTCGAATTCCATCAACCAGCTCTACATCCGCATCGAGTACCTGAAGCGATTTTCCGAGCAGCGCAAAAGGGATCTGGAAAAGATCCAAGAGAAACGGACGGTCCTGGAAACCGAGAAGGCCGACCTGCAGGAAAAGCTCGACGAGCAGCAGGAGATCATCGCGAACAAAGAGAAGGAAGAGCAGTTTTTGCAGAACAAAAGGCATAAACGGGCGCAGGCGCTGAAAGAGATCCGGAAAGACAAAGCGGCGATGAAGAAAGAGCTGGTGAGAAAAACGCAGGCGGCCCAGGAACTGGAAGGTCTGATCGCCGACCTTGTGGAAAAGGAGCGCATCCGGAAGGAGCACGAAGAAACCCTTGCCCGCGAGCGGGCGGCCGAACGGCAACGGATGAAGGAGAAAGCCGTTGAAGAAACGCCGGCTGAAACGGGGACGCCGTTCTTGTCGTTGAAAGGAAAATTGCCGTGGCCCGTTTCCGCGGGAGCTGTCGTTGCCCACTTTGGCAACCATATTCATCCGGTGATGAAAACCGTCACGCAGAACACCGGCATCGATATCTCGATCGAAAGCGGGTCGCCGGTGAAATCGGTCGCCGACGGAGAGGTTGCAATGATTCACTGGCTGCCGTCGTACGGCAATCTGGTGATCCTTAAGCACGCCGGCGGATTCCATACGGTCTATGCGCATCTCTCCGACATTGCGGTGACGGAAGGGGAGCAGGTGTCGCACGGCACCGTCATCGCGCACAGCGGCGATTCCGTTTCAGGAAGCATCCTTCATTTTGAAGTGTGGAAGGAAAAGGAAAAGCAGAATCCGGAAGCGTGGCTGGCGAAGAGACGAAGATAGGTATAGAGCGGGATGGAATCCGGAGCAAAAATCTGTAGGGCGATTTGAAAAATCGCCCTGGCGCGAGAAGAATTCCCGCACTGCAAATCCCTTACCTTGACATCCCTTCAATTTATCAGTACCTTTTAACCACACAACAGAATCAAGACCAAAACCAAGCGGATCGTTTTCCCGCTTTTTCTGTCTATATTCATGGTCATCGAGACAAAACGAATTTGAAATGGCGATTGAAAAGGTAAAAGAAAAAGAGTCAAAGACCGTCAGCGTTGATTCCATTCCGACGACGCTTCCCGTTCTCCCGCTGCGCGATGTCGTCATCTTCCCGTATATGATCTTTCCGGTCCTGGTCGGACGTGAATCGTCCCTTCGCGCCGCGAATTTTGCGCTGGAGAATGAAAAATTTATTTTTCTCTCTGCACAGCAGGATCCGTCCACCGACGAGCCGGGGGCCGACGACATCTACAAAGAGGGAGTCGTCGCAAAAATTGTTCAGATCCTCAAACTTCCCAACGGCTTGTTGAAGATCCTCGTGGACGGCATTGTGCAGGCGACGATCAAACAATTTCTGCCGAACGAAAAATATCTTCAGGCGGAAATAGAAATTCACGCCGGCGTTCCGGAAGAGAACAATGAAATGGAAGCGATCATCCGGCACGCCTCGACCCTTTTTTCGGAGTATGTCCGCGCCAATAGGGCCATTCCGCCGGAGGTGCTTGCGGCGTACGAAAACATCAAAGACGGGCAGCGCCGCCTCTATTATATCGCGGCGAACATCGTGCAGAGCGTCGAAGTGAAACAAAAGGTGCTGCGCATCCACAACACCCGCGAGCAGTTCATGGAGCTGATCCGCATCCTCAACGGCGAGATCAGCATGCTGAAGATCGAACGGGAGATCGATTCAAAGGTCCACGACAACATTCAGAAA includes the following:
- a CDS encoding lamin tail domain-containing protein, with protein sequence MIPTLPYRAALFFFLLQPILRAQSLFPFNEKFDTVAAPKLPAGWLTSRNKSSSGDFSTSTSSPFSGPNAVVSSDAKISQTLISPPVDFTGKIAGTLQFYERRTSSHNSGLCINAMLDEDTASAVGIGDTLRNAGTTNYVLRTLLLPSVLSGKRDVRFRWHVVGDGSGATGTLRIDNVTVTVQKKIDLAITGLTCTPSRARVGDPVVVRATVANKALAGTLSFTLQLFDESNSDSLILPAAKVDERGTKQFFNAGDSVLCTFVGSAFSPGNRRIFIRLLLEGDEDSTNNTMSKVMSIGYPLRTMLINEIMFAPFRGPEWIECVNNSADTISPSGWKIGDNTLSRAAIRSQATGIAPGALFVIAKDSSLRGAYPSIRAPIMTSDFPTLNNDFDAVVVCDPAGFAVDSVAYSSSWGGTAGRSLERIDTAGDSNQQTNWGSSCDPLGATPGAVNSLTKKEYDAAIAEFFPSTPFPVARESFELEAVVKNCGRQVLSNIAVKFFIDANKDSIPQPNELIGEEFVGSLAPADSQTVSHALLIDSQGDERSLVTVTAQQDDDSTNNTLSTRFSVGVERHSIVINEIMYAPPDNMPEWIEFYNGSAQAIDMNGWKVSNSNIRSKAVLAASSFIVRPGEYFLASSDSTVRNYFTVTGPICVTPFSSLKNTAPDAVVLYDDRGVTMDSVWYKPSWGGANGKTLERVDYLASSVDSSNWKSSPPTPGAENISAKKNYDLAVSSASGVSANGGFDLTAIIRNIGRNAANGFAVRFYHDANGDSIASSGELIGTANYSSLAAGDSLPVRCAWRTQVRGIVPVICSVDFSLDQRSSNNSLIFQTTAAFEPQSVVINEIMYDPLPGRSEFVELFNRSVDTVDLHGWSMMDAPSGSGNRAVVNISNRPLLLSPNNYLVIGADSSMILQFSSFLPPGSSNLIIANKDLSLNNSGDDVILLDETKAQIDSVRYSPSWHNPMLNTSTSGKSLERINPSLASNNRNNWSTSIAPEGGTPGERNSIFTASIPSAAGLTLSPNPFSPDNDGFQDYLAIGYSLPAATSMIRVRCFDVQGRLVRTLANNEPAAASGTLLWNGLDDNNKRVRVGMYIILFEALDAGGGVVHVMKDVAVVATKL
- the glnD gene encoding [protein-PII] uridylyltransferase, with the protein product MTIKDRYTSESAEIFQLHRSGADGFAVSARLTSLVDTTLAEIWKLNPAAGEFAVVALGGYGRSELCPHSDFDLMILAENEKSKLSGTEPIQQFLRALWDAGFNVGHSVRTVEDCVNLYETDVDSWASILESRYVCGSRRVLDHYADAVFRQIHKKFDLVFVKAIVVGMDERHEKYGNSVKLLEPNLKNSAGGLRDLHNLLWVYRSTDSEYFTESPFLNGESSCKLMIDTLYRKSVISREERDAVIDALNFLLRTRHETHYFAKTIHDSLDFSIQREIAKGLGFGEDPELKYVEKFMREYFLHARSIFRLNQRLINHFRKSVEPSPWRKQKEQSLDAHFIARGDELLQRNTAVEISTPAEILKAFYWCGRHSLVLGHSLQGRIASIGRSSYVFNAQNIASDEAAKIFLDILRLPANVASTLMLMNDFDVLGKYIPEWGELVAFFQHSVYHYYTADAHTLIAIEHAERLADGKGVLAAAYKRLEKKEILYLGLLFHDIEKPHGIEDHEIRGVEIARRILERLHYDDADGDIAFLIRNHLLMEQIAFRRNISDPKTVAEFAEMFHKPEQLDLLFLVTYCDLSAVNKNVWTSWKEMLLQELYLQTRGVLERKLPFKEAVSFQQEQHGKLVRSVVQKVSERFPREEVERHVLSIHNEAYVKLFSPDDIADHLAGIRGLETVSPIVRHEDSHSAVTAITRDAPFLLSSLCGVLSANDANIFDAQIFTRDDGIVIDQFRVVNVATKGRLLDDQAEKIKQDFDDVLRGKVTLEHLFERHHRRWKRRPKPLFHPNIRIDVTFEDAQDFTIIDVYAPDTVGFLYKVTWTFSQLGLNIHFAKIATRIDGIVDSFYVLDGDNARILNGERKKQIKERLLHRIYQLINMQLSSQ
- the murI gene encoding glutamate racemase, translated to MNTSKPIGVFDSGIGGLTVVRALLRRLPQENIVYFGDTARVPYGPKSPQVVREYAEEDTDFLLSKNVKMIVVACNTVSAVALDVVQKRAKIPVVGVIIPGAKSAAAASKNKRVGIIGTIGTISSNAYANAIRQIDASVSVFSRPCPLFVPLVEEGWIGHKATEMIAKEYLFPFTQEKIDTLVLGCTHYPLLKEVISSALKGSAMLIDSGDAAAVEVEQALEEQRLKNASKEKPNLQFFVSDIPAKFTEIGERFLGAKMGVVKKVGVGRA
- a CDS encoding GNAT family protein, translated to MKIQPVTLDGERVRLEPLSHAHLSQLCEIGLDDDLWRLTTTIIRSPDDMRKYIDAALKDLSDGKALPFAIIEKNSNKAVGSTRFGNIETVHRRVEIGWTWIARQWQRTFINTETKYLLLSHAFETLGCMRVEFKTDSTNNRSRAALKRIGAQEEGIFRNHMIVPGGRIRHSVYFSIIDSEWGEVKKELEKKLAAV
- a CDS encoding tetratricopeptide repeat protein translates to MNTKIYGAAVLLMMVVAAGCSSQKETQVAKKLTEAEEQARSDQKSLALQHFIDGSLLESKNQYAEAIIEFQDALRYDNDPAIYYAMAKDYSALNKPALAAEMALQAVNLDSANITYRETLADIYVKALQVDSAIAEYKLILKIDSTHVQSMFNLAQLLAPKYPLQALDMYDKIIQRNGPEWEVLFKVAELNSLLHRYDKAAAAFEQMAKLDPSNVSLKQNLGEMYIRSGQFDKALALYSDLLELDPRNIELRGAVAEIYLQQSKWDSARTQFETILKSDSISADTRFRIAVAYLEQSQKDSTLLTDAKEQFEEFLKKYPDDWRPMFYLGRMAILEKNDSAAYGYFDKVTKVANWNAEAWWYLGSILFDKKDFNQAVSILEKAQKIVPNDGGINFLLGYGYTRVDRNEDAVAPLQRAIEINPKDINALSSLASTYDALKRYPEADKTFEAALKVDSANAMVLNNYAYSLSERGEQLDRAYAMSKESLAKDSANGSYLDTFGWIYFKLGNYVEAEKYVKQAIDAGETSSVVYEHLGDIYAKLSQTDKAKEYWAKALEQDSKNMQLKEKLARGSL
- a CDS encoding DUF4292 domain-containing protein; protein product: MKKALVVWSLIALSGCAPTRELRRTPANESAQQVIDAVNSRRSAITTLEAKGSISVESPSFINSGSFELRLKRPDSVLVDVEGPFGIHVASALFAKGHYKFYNSFKNEVMEGEVDKGHLPEFMNIRIDPKDVVDMFCGTRAFLPEETSPDSFTVADDSYILFFRQKDGATRYTIDDQSLCITGIEHVDSAGDVWSEEHFDYDRRDDGTMVLQSIRLVEDKMQSSISLFYDKLHLNAPVGPLTIQVPDDARRVTKE
- a CDS encoding peptidoglycan DD-metalloendopeptidase family protein, producing the protein MLRLDAVKYAVKRLPMIILLAALICPAVNGGEQDIKKKERALEKLRKEIDDYEQRIQASEKREKVTLERLDNYEKQSNLVRTLLSELLDEEEQIQASIALASDNISFLEKQLSFLKLHYAKYITAVYKFGRVYDLETLLSSNSINQLYIRIEYLKRFSEQRKRDLEKIQEKRTVLETEKADLQEKLDEQQEIIANKEKEEQFLQNKRHKRAQALKEIRKDKAAMKKELVRKTQAAQELEGLIADLVEKERIRKEHEETLARERAAERQRMKEKAVEETPAETGTPFLSLKGKLPWPVSAGAVVAHFGNHIHPVMKTVTQNTGIDISIESGSPVKSVADGEVAMIHWLPSYGNLVILKHAGGFHTVYAHLSDIAVTEGEQVSHGTVIAHSGDSVSGSILHFEVWKEKEKQNPEAWLAKRRR